A genomic segment from Amycolatopsis camponoti encodes:
- a CDS encoding carbohydrate kinase family protein codes for MIVVGGEALVDLVPGDPLDSTVDGGLRALLPRLGGGPYNVALAAGRLGVPAAFLSRVSTDRFGDAMVERLHASAVDTSLLQRGDEPTTLAVVALDAKGAARYTFYVEGTADRLVADPGPLPDAVTALSLGTLGMVLEPGASAYEAMLRREAARGVLTVLDPNIREALITDPAAYRARFASWLPDVRLLKISDDDAAWLTEGADPVAAAKTWIESGVDAVVLTRGADGVAVITAAGELAHVPSRKVDVVDTIGAGDTVQGALLAWLHTRQVTDLASLDSGAWREALGFAAKAASITVSRSGAEPPTSADMAAVV; via the coding sequence GTGATCGTCGTAGGCGGAGAAGCTCTGGTCGACCTGGTTCCCGGCGACCCCCTGGATTCCACTGTGGACGGTGGGCTGCGCGCGCTGCTGCCGCGGCTCGGCGGCGGGCCGTACAACGTCGCGCTGGCGGCCGGTCGCCTCGGTGTCCCGGCGGCCTTCCTCTCGCGCGTGTCCACCGACCGCTTCGGCGACGCGATGGTCGAGCGCCTGCACGCCTCGGCCGTCGACACGTCGCTGCTGCAGCGCGGCGACGAGCCGACGACGCTCGCCGTCGTCGCGCTCGACGCGAAGGGCGCCGCGCGCTACACGTTCTACGTCGAGGGCACGGCCGACCGGCTCGTCGCCGACCCGGGACCGCTGCCCGACGCCGTGACCGCGCTCTCGCTCGGCACCCTCGGGATGGTCCTCGAGCCCGGCGCGTCGGCGTACGAGGCGATGCTGCGGCGCGAGGCCGCCCGCGGCGTGCTGACCGTTCTCGACCCCAACATCCGCGAGGCGCTGATCACCGATCCGGCCGCCTACCGCGCCCGGTTCGCGTCCTGGCTGCCGGACGTCCGGCTGCTCAAGATCTCCGACGACGACGCCGCGTGGCTCACCGAAGGCGCCGACCCGGTCGCCGCCGCGAAGACGTGGATCGAGTCCGGTGTGGACGCCGTGGTGCTGACCCGGGGCGCCGACGGCGTCGCGGTGATCACCGCCGCAGGTGAGCTGGCCCACGTGCCGTCGCGGAAGGTCGACGTCGTCGACACCATCGGCGCCGGCGACACCGTCCAGGGCGCCCTGCTGGCCTGGCTGCACACCCGCCAGGTCACCGACCTGGCCTCTCTCGACTCGGGAGCGTGGCGCGAGGCGCTGGGATTCGCGGCGAAGGCGGCGTCCATCACCGTTTCCCGGAGCGGGGCCGAGCCGCCCACGTCCGCCGATATGGCGGCGGTCGTGTGA
- a CDS encoding citrate synthase: MSDATTAGQSGGETAKLTLPSGEHEFKIVHPVEGAPGIELGKLLAQTGYITYDPGFVNTGAASSAIAYIDGDAGILRYRGYPIEQLAEKSTFVEVSYLLIYGELPTEAQLADFTEKIQRHTLLHEDLKAFFSGFPRDAHPMPVLSSAVSALSTFYQDSLDPFDEPNVELSTIRLLAKVPTLAAYAYKKSVGQPLLYPDNSLGLVENFLRMTFGFPAEPYEVDPDVAKALDLLFILHADHEQNCSTSTVRLVGSSEANLFASISAGINALFGPLHGGANAAVLDMLEGIKNDGGDVAKFVERVKNKEKGVKLMGFGHRVYKNYDPRAKIIKNTADEILGKLKGGDQLLEIAKKLEETALSDDYFIERKLYPNVDFYTGLIYRALGFPTKFFTVLFALGRLPGWIAHWREMINDPATKIGRPRQIYTGHASRDYTPMSER; encoded by the coding sequence ATGTCCGACGCGACGACTGCGGGGCAGTCCGGCGGCGAAACCGCGAAGCTGACCCTGCCGAGTGGCGAGCACGAGTTCAAGATCGTCCACCCGGTCGAGGGCGCGCCCGGGATCGAACTGGGGAAGCTACTGGCGCAGACGGGGTACATCACCTACGACCCCGGTTTCGTCAACACCGGCGCCGCGTCGTCCGCCATCGCCTACATCGACGGTGACGCCGGGATCCTCCGCTACCGCGGTTACCCGATCGAGCAGCTGGCCGAGAAGTCGACCTTCGTCGAGGTCTCGTACCTGCTGATCTACGGCGAGCTGCCGACCGAAGCCCAGCTGGCCGACTTCACCGAGAAGATCCAGCGGCACACGCTGCTGCACGAGGACCTGAAGGCGTTCTTCAGCGGCTTCCCGCGTGACGCGCACCCGATGCCGGTCCTGTCCAGCGCGGTGTCGGCGCTGTCGACCTTCTACCAGGACTCGCTCGACCCGTTCGACGAGCCGAACGTCGAGCTGTCCACGATCCGCCTGCTCGCCAAGGTCCCGACCCTGGCCGCGTACGCGTACAAGAAGTCCGTGGGCCAGCCGCTGCTGTACCCGGACAACTCGCTCGGCCTGGTCGAGAACTTCCTGCGCATGACGTTCGGCTTCCCGGCCGAGCCGTACGAGGTCGACCCGGACGTCGCGAAGGCGCTCGACCTGCTGTTCATCCTGCACGCCGACCACGAGCAGAACTGCTCGACCTCGACCGTGCGCCTGGTCGGCTCGTCCGAGGCGAACCTGTTCGCCTCGATTTCGGCCGGCATCAACGCCCTGTTCGGCCCGCTGCACGGCGGCGCGAACGCCGCGGTCCTCGACATGCTCGAGGGCATCAAGAACGACGGCGGCGACGTCGCCAAGTTCGTGGAGCGGGTGAAGAACAAGGAAAAGGGCGTGAAGCTGATGGGCTTCGGGCACCGGGTCTACAAGAACTACGACCCGCGCGCGAAGATCATCAAGAACACCGCGGACGAGATCCTCGGCAAGCTCAAGGGCGGCGACCAGCTGCTCGAGATCGCCAAGAAGCTCGAAGAGACCGCCCTTTCCGACGACTACTTCATCGAGCGCAAGCTGTACCCGAACGTGGACTTCTACACCGGCTTGATCTACCGGGCGCTGGGCTTCCCGACGAAGTTCTTCACTGTGCTGTTCGCGCTCGGCCGCCTGCCGGGCTGGATCGCGCACTGGCGCGAGATGATCAACGACCCGGCCACCAAGATCGGCCGCCCGCGGCAGATCTACACCGGCCACGCTTCGCGGGATTACACCCCGATGTCGGAGCGCTGA
- a CDS encoding TetR/AcrR family transcriptional regulator, which yields MRPEPRRRPTARQRALLGDLEALFLAEGFADFTLDDLAGRLRCSKSTLYALAPSKEQLAVKVVTHFFRGAGERIEERVAGIDDARKLIGEYLAGVAEQLNRASPSFMRDLAEFGPAREAYQVNSRFAAQRLHQFIGKGVADGVFRDVHARLIAEMTSLIIEGIQTGVLGQRIDVSDAEAFTALGELLLGGLNK from the coding sequence ATGCGCCCCGAACCCCGCCGACGGCCGACCGCGCGCCAGCGCGCCCTGCTCGGCGACCTCGAGGCGCTCTTCCTCGCCGAGGGCTTCGCGGACTTCACCCTCGACGACCTCGCCGGCCGCCTGCGCTGCTCGAAGTCGACGCTCTACGCGCTCGCGCCGAGCAAGGAGCAGCTCGCCGTCAAGGTCGTCACCCACTTCTTCCGGGGCGCCGGCGAGCGGATCGAGGAGCGCGTCGCCGGGATCGACGACGCCCGCAAGCTCATCGGGGAGTACCTGGCCGGCGTCGCCGAGCAGCTGAACCGGGCGTCGCCGTCGTTCATGCGCGACCTCGCCGAGTTCGGCCCGGCCCGCGAGGCGTACCAGGTCAACAGCCGGTTCGCCGCCCAGCGGCTCCACCAGTTCATCGGCAAGGGCGTCGCCGACGGCGTCTTCCGGGACGTCCACGCCCGGCTCATCGCCGAGATGACCAGCCTGATCATCGAAGGCATCCAGACCGGCGTGCTCGGCCAGCGGATCGACGTGTCCGACGCCGAAGCGTTCACCGCTCTGGGTGAACTCCTCCTCGGCGGGCTGAACAAATAG
- a CDS encoding acyl-CoA dehydrogenase family protein — MPAERLLPDSDAEDLVALAREIARDELAPRAAAAEEAEQFPREQFRLLGKSGLLGLPYAGRWGGGEVSYEVYLQVLEEIATAWMTVGVGLSVHTMSCYALSEYGTDEQRGEWLPEMLEGSLLGAYALSETQAGSDAAALSTRARLDGTDYVVNGTKAWITHAGVADFYTTMVRTGADEISCLLVPSATDGLSAAPRERKMGLTGSPTAQLIFDDARVPASRLLGAPGDGLRIALSSLSSGRLGIAACAVGLAQAALDEAVAYAKGRSQFGRSIIDFQGIEFLLADMAAIVESSRACYLEAARRRDRGLPFQRQASIAKLVATDGAMKVTTDAVQVLGGAGYTRDFPVERYMREAKVPQIFEGTNQIQRVVIARELKKA; from the coding sequence ATGCCCGCCGAACGCTTGCTGCCGGATTCGGACGCCGAAGACCTGGTCGCGCTGGCCAGGGAGATCGCGCGCGACGAGCTCGCGCCCCGCGCGGCGGCGGCCGAGGAAGCGGAGCAGTTCCCGCGCGAGCAGTTCCGCCTGCTGGGCAAGTCGGGCCTGCTGGGCCTGCCGTACGCCGGACGCTGGGGCGGCGGCGAGGTGTCGTACGAGGTCTACCTGCAGGTCCTGGAGGAGATCGCGACGGCGTGGATGACCGTCGGCGTCGGGCTGTCGGTGCACACGATGTCCTGCTACGCGCTGTCGGAGTACGGCACGGACGAGCAGCGCGGCGAGTGGCTGCCGGAGATGCTCGAAGGCTCACTCTTGGGCGCGTACGCACTGTCGGAGACCCAGGCGGGCTCGGACGCCGCCGCTTTGTCGACACGCGCGCGTCTCGACGGCACGGACTACGTCGTCAACGGCACGAAGGCGTGGATCACGCACGCGGGCGTGGCGGACTTCTACACGACGATGGTCCGGACGGGCGCGGACGAGATCTCCTGCCTGCTGGTTCCTTCCGCGACCGATGGCCTGTCGGCGGCCCCGCGCGAACGCAAGATGGGCCTGACGGGCTCCCCCACGGCCCAGCTGATCTTCGACGACGCCCGCGTGCCCGCGTCACGACTGCTGGGCGCACCCGGTGACGGACTGCGGATCGCGCTGTCGTCGCTGAGCTCGGGCCGGCTCGGCATCGCGGCGTGCGCGGTGGGCCTGGCGCAGGCGGCGCTGGACGAGGCGGTGGCGTACGCGAAGGGCCGCTCGCAGTTCGGCCGGTCGATCATCGACTTCCAGGGGATCGAGTTCCTCCTGGCCGACATGGCGGCGATCGTGGAGTCGTCCCGCGCGTGCTACCTGGAGGCGGCCCGGCGGCGCGACCGCGGGCTGCCGTTCCAGCGGCAGGCGTCGATCGCGAAGCTGGTGGCGACCGACGGGGCGATGAAGGTGACCACGGACGCGGTGCAGGTCCTGGGCGGGGCCGGGTACACGCGGGACTTCCCGGTGGAGCGGTACATGCGGGAGGCGAAGGTGCCGCAGATCTTCGAAGGGACGAACCAGATCCAGCGGGTCGTCATCGCGCGGGAGCTGAAGAAGGCTTAG